The Buchnera aphidicola (Cinara pseudotaxifoliae) genomic interval ACGTAAATGACAATAATTTCTAATATGTTCGATACTATGTTTTTTTGCAGACATAGGATACTTCTCTGGATGATCTATCCATCCCAAAACTTTTATATGACAAGCATGAATCTCATATGCTTGTAAATTTCCTTTAGACAATTTTAAATAACCAGAAATTATAACTGAACAACCAACAGTTAATTTAATAATTTCTGTAAAATAATTATATAGAATTTTTTTTACTATTACTTGTATTGTGGACGTAGAAGATCCGTCATATACAGTTAGAAAAGATATTCCGATTTTAGAATATCTATTATTACGTATCCAACCATTAATAGTAATTAATTTATTTAAATGATTATTTTGATTGTAAATGTCTAATATAGAGATTTTTTTCATAATCACTTCCTATTTTATAACATATATATTTTAATAACACGTATATAATTTTCTGTAATTATTCAACACAAATTTTTTATATGTATTAATATTAATTATACTTTGACTGATCTAATATACTTATCGCTAAGTGGTGCGGTTTTATCAAATCAACTTAATAATACTAAAAATCTATCCGTATATTTAAGGTTTAAAAAAAAATTCATACTTATATGTTACAAGTAACACTTTTTTTAATTAATATATATTTACCTAAATTATCATTAATTTAATTTATAATTTTTTTAATTTATTACTATTCATATATAACATATATAAATTATTTAATGAATAAAATGTAAATAATATCTATTATACTTGTTTTATTACATATCTTTTTTTCACTTACAAAACCAAATTAAGTGATATGTTAAAAAATTTTTAATAATTATTAAAAAACTACATTAATATTTTCTTGTATAAAAGACCTATTGTATTTATATAAATTATATATATTTACAATCGTAAATCAATCATCATATACAAAAATAACTTTTATTAATATGAGTGATATTAGTATATATTTTATGTAATAATACAAAATCATATAGATCATTGTGATTTTTAAAAATGTATTAAAAAATCACTTTCAGAATATCAAGTATCTTTATGTAATTGATTTTTACAGTCTAAACAACAACATGAGTTTAACTGAACTGAACATTGTATACATTGAATAAATAAACGATGACAAGAATTATTAAAACAATTGATATGAATACGATCAGTGTCTTGTTGACAATTTATACAAACAGAAAAAACATCATCAGTAATTTTTTTCGACAAACGTTCATCAAAAACAAAGATTTTTCCTTTAAAATAATTAGGTAAATTATATTTTTGAACTTGCTTAATATAACTTAAAATTCCTCCATATATATGATAAACATAAGAAAAGCCATGATGCCTTAATAAAGCAGTAGATTTTTCGCAACGTACACCCCCTGTACAATACATTACTATTTTTTTATTTCTATATGGCTCTAAGAACTTTGGTAATTGTTGTAATTGATCACGAAAAGTTTTTGATGGTATAGTTACTGCATTACTAAAATGCCCAATTTCATATTCATAATCATTACGCATATCAAAAAAAATACAATCCTTACTAACAAAGTATTGATTAACTAAAAATGCATTTAAATATATCCCTTTATTACCTTTAAAAAAACAAAAATTTTTAACGTTACTGGAAATAATTTGTTTTTTAATTTTTATTCTTAAATCCCAAAAAGCCATTTGTTTATTTTCAAAGGTATAATTTATATACATTTTTTTTGTTTTTGTATCAATTTTTTTAAAAAATCGTGTAATATATTTATATTTTGAAAAAGGAATACTAATCGTAGCATTTATTCCTTCTTTAGAAATATAAATTCTACCTAAAACATTTTTATCTACTAAATTTGATTTTAGAAAAAAAAACAATTTTAAAGGATTAACGATACAAAAATATTTATAAAAAGATAAAATAACACGTCTACTATCAATAGAATGTAAATAAACATTTTTCAAATTCATATTTGAAGAAATTTTTTTAATTTTGTGCACAATGACAACCAATTTGTTTTAAAAAATCTAATTAGTATTATATACGTATAAAATAAACTATTAATCCATATAATATATACATATCAAAAAAAAATATTCATGTTGATTGTTTCTGTAATAAAATTTTTTTTTGATTATTAATTTTATACAAAGAACTTTGAAGAGTCTCTAACAAGTGTTTTTTTTCTAAAATAAAAGATGTAGGTGCTTTTTTTAAAAATTTTTTATTTATTAATAAATTTTTAATCACATTAATTTTAATTTTAATAGATTTGATTTTTTTATTCAATCTATTTATCTCTACATGTATATTTAGTTTAGAATCTAATATAACAAATATCTCTACATTATCAATAATCCGTATTATAGAAGGAGGTAATTTACCAGTTACTTTAATCTCCGTTAAGCAATCTAAATAAGCAATTTTTTTTAACATAAAATTATGTTCTAATAAAAAAATTCTTTTTCTTAAAGAAACATTTTTAAAATATACTGTTAACAAAGTTGTATATTTAACTTTTGTATCTATTCGAATAAACCTTAATACAGAAATAATTTTTTTAAACCAAGACATAAATTTAATAACAGTTCTATTATTTAGTAAAATCCTATATTGAGGAATTGGATTTAAAAGAATAGATGAATCAAAAATTGTATTTATCTTGTCTAAAATATTCCAAATATATACCGTAATAAATGGCATAATAGGATGTATTAATAGAATCAAAGAACTTAAAATTTGAAATAAAGTATTTTTAATTAACTTTTTTTCATATTCTGAACCATTATATATAATAGGTTTAATCATCTCTAAATATTGATCACAAAATATACGCCATACAAATTTATATAATAATGATGATAAACGATCAAATCGAAATAATTCTAAAAAAAAATGATATTTTTTAACAACATTATTAAATTTAGCATAAATCCATTGATCTAATAATAGAGTAGAAAAATTTTTTTTTATAAATACATTATTTTTAATATTTTTAATAACAAAACGACTAGCGTTCCAAAGTTTATTGCAGAAATTTTGATAACCTTTTAATCGATTCATATCCCAATGAATGTTTCTACTTGTAGATGCTAAGGATAAAAAAGTATATCGAACAGCATCAATGCTATGCGCAGAAATACCTTGTGGAAAGTTTTTTATAGTATTTTTTTTAATAAAATCAATTGTTTTTGAATGAATTAAATTATTTGTTCTTTTTTTTATTAATTTTTTTAAACTAATTCCATCAATAATATCCAAAGGATCTAAAACATTACCGTAAGATTTAGACATTTTTCTACCATGTTCATCTCTTATTAATCCAGTTATATATACTTTTTTAAAAGGAATTTGAGATTTTCCGTACTTATCTTTGATAACATGCATAGTTAACATAATCATACGAGCAATCCAGAAAAAAATGATGTCAAAACCACAAACTAAAACGTCAGTCGGATGAAACATTTTTAATTTTTTATCATCTTTCGGCCAACCTAAACCAGCAAATGTCCACAAACTAGAGGAAAACCAAGTGTCTAGTACGTCTGGATCTTGTGTTAGCACTATATTTTTATCTAAAGAATATTTTTTTCTAACAGATTTTTCATTTTTACCTACATAAATGTTGTTTTTTGCATCATACCATACTGGAATTCTATGTCCCCACCATAACTGACGTGAAATACACCAATCTTGAATATTATTCATCCAAGATAAAAACATATTTTTATACTGTTTTGGTATAAAGATAATTTTTTTTTCTTTTACAGACCTAATAGCTTCCCGAGATAATACTTTAGTACTCAAATACCATTGATTCGTTAATCTAGGTTCTAGAATTACTTCACTTCTATCTCCATATGGTATGGTGCCTGTACATATATTAGATTTTTTCAATACATTTAATTTTTTTAATGTAAATAAAATTTTTTCTCGCGCAATAAAACGGTCTAAATTTTGCAAATTTTTAGGAATAGAATTATCAATTCTGCTAATATGTTTTCCTTTATAGTCAAAAATATTTAGTTTTTTTAATATTCTTCCATTTTTTGTAAAAATATCAATCATAGGTAACTTATTACGTATACCAATTTCATAATCATTAAAATCATGAGCAGGTGTTACTTTCATACACCCGGTACCTTTAGTCATATCGATTGAATCATCACTAATTATTGGAATAATACGATTTACTATAGGAACTATAACCTGACAACCAATGTATTTTTTATATCTTATATCTTTTGAATGAACAGCTACAGCTGTATCTCCTAATAATGTTTCTGGTCGTGTAGTTGCAATAACCAGGCTAGTTTTACTAGATGAATCCGTGTCTCTACTTTCAGATTTTAAAAAATATTTAATATACCACATTGTATTATTACTAATACGATTTTCAACTTCTAAATCAGAAACTACTGTTTTAAATTTTGGATCCCAATATACTAATTTTTTATGCTTATAAATTAATCCTTCTTTATATAAAATAACAAAAACTTTGTTAATTGCTTTTGAAAAATTTGAATCTAATGTAAAACACACGGTATTCCAATTAATTAAATAACCTAATCTTTTTATTTGGTTAAACATCATTGATTCTGATTTTTTTTTCCAAATATAAACTTTATTTATAA includes:
- a CDS encoding rhodanese-related sulfurtransferase: MHKIKKISSNMNLKNVYLHSIDSRRVILSFYKYFCIVNPLKLFFFLKSNLVDKNVLGRIYISKEGINATISIPFSKYKYITRFFKKIDTKTKKMYINYTFENKQMAFWDLRIKIKKQIISSNVKNFCFFKGNKGIYLNAFLVNQYFVSKDCIFFDMRNDYEYEIGHFSNAVTIPSKTFRDQLQQLPKFLEPYRNKKIVMYCTGGVRCEKSTALLRHHGFSYVYHIYGGILSYIKQVQKYNLPNYFKGKIFVFDERLSKKITDDVFSVCINCQQDTDRIHINCFNNSCHRLFIQCIQCSVQLNSCCCLDCKNQLHKDT
- a CDS encoding valine--tRNA ligase translates to MDKNYNFKLVEEKIQKYWKKNQFIDYINNNIKDKNFCIMVPPPNITGYLHMGHAFQQTIMDVITRYQHMSGKNTLLQLGTDHAGIATQMVVEKNLLVQEGKDKNAYSREEFINKVYIWKKKSESMMFNQIKRLGYLINWNTVCFTLDSNFSKAINKVFVILYKEGLIYKHKKLVYWDPKFKTVVSDLEVENRISNNTMWYIKYFLKSESRDTDSSSKTSLVIATTRPETLLGDTAVAVHSKDIRYKKYIGCQVIVPIVNRIIPIISDDSIDMTKGTGCMKVTPAHDFNDYEIGIRNKLPMIDIFTKNGRILKKLNIFDYKGKHISRIDNSIPKNLQNLDRFIAREKILFTLKKLNVLKKSNICTGTIPYGDRSEVILEPRLTNQWYLSTKVLSREAIRSVKEKKIIFIPKQYKNMFLSWMNNIQDWCISRQLWWGHRIPVWYDAKNNIYVGKNEKSVRKKYSLDKNIVLTQDPDVLDTWFSSSLWTFAGLGWPKDDKKLKMFHPTDVLVCGFDIIFFWIARMIMLTMHVIKDKYGKSQIPFKKVYITGLIRDEHGRKMSKSYGNVLDPLDIIDGISLKKLIKKRTNNLIHSKTIDFIKKNTIKNFPQGISAHSIDAVRYTFLSLASTSRNIHWDMNRLKGYQNFCNKLWNASRFVIKNIKNNVFIKKNFSTLLLDQWIYAKFNNVVKKYHFFLELFRFDRLSSLLYKFVWRIFCDQYLEMIKPIIYNGSEYEKKLIKNTLFQILSSLILLIHPIMPFITVYIWNILDKINTIFDSSILLNPIPQYRILLNNRTVIKFMSWFKKIISVLRFIRIDTKVKYTTLLTVYFKNVSLRKRIFLLEHNFMLKKIAYLDCLTEIKVTGKLPPSIIRIIDNVEIFVILDSKLNIHVEINRLNKKIKSIKIKINVIKNLLINKKFLKKAPTSFILEKKHLLETLQSSLYKINNQKKILLQKQST